From Desulfallas thermosapovorans DSM 6562:
TTACACAATGATAGATACATAGTCAGAGACCCGTCAAGCGGCGTCAATAGATTGGTTGAATTGCCGGCAGGAGTGGATCTGGCGTATTCTAATTTCCCCAGCAATACTATTTACTTTGGTCCCAAGGGTACGCCTAAAGTGGGTGGTACTATCAGGTTGGAGAGTAAAAAAACAGGTATAATGCAGTACGTTATTATTGCCGCCGTCACGGGACGTACCAGAGTAAGTGACAAGCCGCCTTCATGGAATGAATAGCTGAAGTGGCAGCTGCTACAGGGGGTAACTTCGGGTGGGTAATGAGCGGGGATTTGTATTGATGGAGGTTTTATGTTCAATTTTTATTTTGGGCTTTTGTGCCGCCGTCATATTATTCTCACTCTCAACATCTATGAACCAGTCGGCGGCATCTATGCAACAGTTTAAAGCTATGGAGTTGGCCCAGGGGAAGATGGATGAACTTGTAGGCATGGATTACACGTCGGTTGTGACGGTGGGTAAAACATCTTTCCCCGGTGCCGGCGGAGATTTTCAATATGCCATAGATGTAAAGTGTGATAATGAGCATGGCGATCTTTTAAAAAAAATCACTGTGACGGTTTATTATACCGAGCCGGTAAGCGGCCTTGAAAAAACAGTAACCCTGGTGGGAGCCAGGGCAAAAAAGTGATAGAAAAATGTTGGTCCGAAGGAGTAACGAAAAGGGAATAACCCTTGTGGAATTGTTGGTGGCCATGTTTTTAATGGTTGTTTGCCTGGCCGTGGTTAATACGTTATTTGCCTTTGGTTTAAAAAGTTACTTTTTGTATATGGACAGAGTGGAAGTGCAGGAAAATTTAAGGATTGGCATAAATAGAATTTCCCGGGAAGTTCGCCTGGCTTCTCAATTATTATCTTGCGATAATAGCGGGCGGGGTAGAATTACCTTTAAAGTGGTAGATGATTCCAATGAAGATGTCATTTCCTATGCCATTAAAGTGAGTGGAGACAGTGAGGCTGCTTATCAATTGATTCGTTCAGTAAACGGGTTTGGCAATAACCCTGTGGCCAGATATGTACACAAACTTGCTGTAATACCCGATCAGGTGGGACCGGATACCCGGACAGTTACTTTAATTCTAACGGGGGAAAAGGGCAACAGCGGTGAAATGGAGGTTAGCACGACGGTAACGTTGAAAAATTATCAAAGATAACGGGTTGTGGTAATGGCAAACCGGGGGTAGCATATGGGCAGGTTCACCGGCCACCAGGATGGACATACTCTTATTTTGATCATTATAATTTCCACAATACTTTTTATATCCACCACGGTTTTGGGAGCCATTGTGGGTATGAGCTATGTAAATGTAACCAGGGAGGAAGAACTGCTCCGGGTTTATTACGCGGCCGATGCCGGTATTGAAAAGACCCTGGCGATGGTAAAGGCGGAGCCCGCCTTGTTGAACGGCGTGCCCAAAACGGGTGGTGATAACTTTGGCACTGTCATTCCGGAAACAGAGATAAAAAGCGGCGTTACAGCCACAGTGGAGGCCGGCAAGTCAAAGCAAATTATCGGCACCTTGTTGAGCATCAGGTCTTTGGGTAAACGGAAAGCCGTTAACGGCGAACTGTTGGCTCAAAAAACACTCCACTGTGAGGCTGTTGTATATGATCCTGCGGAATATTTTAACGGTTTTATGATTTTGCCGGACCAGCCCGGTGATTTTAATTTTGATGGCATGCTCATGTTAACAGGGGCAGGGAACTTGGTTTTAAACGGCAGCATTAATCTATTTACATTCCCGGTACAATGGGACGGCGATCTTGTTGCAAGCGGCGATGTGAAGGGCGCTGATATTGACAATAACATTTCCGGGCAAATACATGAACGTTACCGGTACATTCCCCCTTTCCCCGATCTTGATGTGGAATATTATTTTAAAATGGCTGATAATAGTGGAAAGGTGTTCGATGGGGGCGTTAGTTTCGGCATTAATACGGGGGCAGGTAAAGGGGAGGAACCGGAAGAGATCAGGGAGCCGGGGGAAACGGGGGAAATGACTGCCTATAACGGTTTTTATTATGTGGATGGGGATTTAGATATTGAAGGGAACTATAGCGGTACCGCACTGTTTTTTTCCACCGGTACCATTACCGTGATGGGAGACCTTAAAAGTTCAACGGGGACTAC
This genomic window contains:
- a CDS encoding prepilin-type N-terminal cleavage/methylation domain-containing protein → MIAKRQGFTLIELNLIILTLGILAAIAVPTMQNYLAECQLQAHCKRLQQEIVSVAQEALVKDSSTFYIRLDLHNDRYIVRDPSSGVNRLVELPAGVDLAYSNFPSNTIYFGPKGTPKVGGTIRLESKKTGIMQYVIIAAVTGRTRVSDKPPSWNE
- a CDS encoding type IV pilus modification PilV family protein, translating into MGNERGFVLMEVLCSIFILGFCAAVILFSLSTSMNQSAASMQQFKAMELAQGKMDELVGMDYTSVVTVGKTSFPGAGGDFQYAIDVKCDNEHGDLLKKITVTVYYTEPVSGLEKTVTLVGARAKK
- a CDS encoding PilW family protein → MLVRRSNEKGITLVELLVAMFLMVVCLAVVNTLFAFGLKSYFLYMDRVEVQENLRIGINRISREVRLASQLLSCDNSGRGRITFKVVDDSNEDVISYAIKVSGDSEAAYQLIRSVNGFGNNPVARYVHKLAVIPDQVGPDTRTVTLILTGEKGNSGEMEVSTTVTLKNYQR